In Chthoniobacterales bacterium, a single genomic region encodes these proteins:
- the dnaK gene encoding molecular chaperone DnaK (heat shock protein 70; assists in folding of nascent polypeptide chains; refolding of misfolded proteins; utilizes ATPase activity to help fold; co-chaperones are DnaJ and GrpE; multiple copies in some bacteria) yields MSKILGIDLGTTNSCMSTMEGGEPVVLENSEGARTTPSVVAFTKNGERLVGQAAKRQAVTNPTNTVFSVKRFMGRKYDELKDEDKRVPYKLVKAANGDAHIELDINGQKKSFSPPEISAMILAKLKSDAEAKLGEK; encoded by the coding sequence ATGAGCAAAATCCTCGGAATCGACCTAGGCACGACCAATTCCTGCATGTCCACCATGGAAGGCGGGGAGCCTGTCGTGCTCGAAAACAGCGAAGGCGCGCGGACCACGCCGTCCGTCGTCGCATTCACCAAGAACGGCGAGCGCCTCGTCGGCCAAGCGGCCAAGCGCCAGGCCGTGACCAACCCGACGAACACCGTTTTCTCGGTCAAGCGCTTCATGGGGCGCAAATATGACGAGTTGAAGGACGAAGACAAACGCGTCCCCTACAAACTCGTCAAAGCAGCCAACGGCGACGCGCACATCGAACTCGACATCAACGGGCAGAAGAAATCGTTCAGCCCGCCGGAAATCAGCGCGATGATTTTGGCCAAGCTCAAATCCGACGCGGAAGCCAAGCTCGGCGAAAAGA